A window of Fusarium fujikuroi IMI 58289 draft genome, chromosome FFUJ_chr10 genomic DNA:
TTTTTGTTCCACAGACGCCAGACCTTATCTCCCTGACAAGAAGCCATTGCTCCACCACGAGAATGCCCCCCGTTTTCTCTTAAATTCTAGAAATCCTGTGACACCGAGCCAATTCTTTTGTTTTCCGAGGCATCACCAATCTTTGGCGTTTCAGTCAGACCTCAACGTGACCGTGGCTTTGGCTCCCCCTCTCTTATAACTGTGACTAGGCGTGCACTCTTCCCCACGACAACCAAAACCTTATCACCTGTGATCAATACATCCTTGCCCATCTACGATGCTGGGGTTCGGCAAGAAACGCGAGGCCGATGCCTCTGATGAAGCCCCTCATGATGAAGTGCACACGCCTCAAGACGATGTCCCCCAAAGACCTTGGATGGAGACTGCCCTCCCAGTGTTTGCCTGCGGTGCTGGCCTTTTCTCAGATGGCTACATCAACAACGTGAGAACTGCTGTAAATATCCTGTCCTTCATTTCTAACGTGAGTAGGTCATTGGTTCCGTCAACACCACCTTGAAACGACAATATGGAGATGTCTATGCCAACTCTAATGCCTTCAAATACGTTTCTGATATCGCCTTCGCTGGAACAGTCGTTGGCCAGCTGGTCTTTGGTTTCCTTGCTGATCATTGGTCGCGAACCAATACCCTCATGGTCTCGACTGTTATTCTCATCATTTTCACTGCTCTGGCAGCTGGGTCTTACTGGCATGGACAGGCGGTCGGAATGTTCAACATGCTGACCGCTTGGCGATTTTTCGTCGGTATCGGTATTGGAGGTGGGATATGCAACTCTTGAATGCGCGAGTCTGGTACTAATTGCTTCTAGGTGAGTATCCAGCTGGTAGTGTTGGATGCGCCGAGTCCAGTGGTCAGATGAAGAAAGGAACCAGAAACCGTTGGTTCATTCTCTTCACAAACTCAATGATCGACTTTGGCTTCGTCATTGGCGCTTTCGTCCCTTGTACGTTACAATTCAATCCTAATCTGACTATAACTAACCCTCAATAGACGTTGTTGCCGCCGCATGCCGTAATGGCCACTACAGCACCATCTGGAGAACCAGTCTCGGCATTGGAGTTGTCTTCCCTCTCGTCCTGTTCGTTCTTCGACTTCGACTCAAGGAGCCCGAGGAATTCGCCAAGGAGTCGATGAGACGCCAAACACCATACTCGCTGGTTCTGCGATACTACTGGTTCCGTCTCCTCTGTGTCAGCCTGGTTTGGTTCCTCTATAACGTAAGTCTTCAAGATACTACAATCTGCCCTCTGCTAACGCGAATAGTTCTCCTCTTACGCCTTTGGTATCTACTCCTCCTCGATTCTTGCCGGTATCTATGGCGATGGCGCAAACCTAACCACTGTCTTTGGCTGGAACACTGTCATCAACATGTTCTATCTGCCAGGTACTCTTATTGGTGCATTTGTCAGTGACTGGATCGGCCCTCGATACACTCTTATCCTAGGTGTTACTCTCCAAGCCATCGTCGGCTTTATCATGGCCGGTGTTTACGACAAGATCTCCACCCAGATTGCGGCTTTTGCCGTTGTCTTCGGAATCTTCCAAGCTCTTGGTGAACTCGGTCCCGGAAACAATATCGGTCTTCTCGCTGCAAAGACATGCGCTACTGGCGTCCGTGGCCGATACTACGGTATCGCTGCTGCCGTTGGCAAGATTGGTGCCTTCGTCGGTACCTATGTGTTTCCCTACATCCAGGCCGCTGGAGGAAACAAGACTGAGTCCGCCCAGTACCCTTTCTGGGTCTCATCCAGTCTCTGCATCCTCTCAGCTCTCATCGTGTTCTTCTGCATTCCCCACGTTGGACAAGACACCATCACTGTTGAAGATCAAAAGTTCCGTGAATACCTCCAGGCCAATGGATACGATACTGCGCAGATGGGCTTCGACTCTGTTGGTATCGAGGGCGGAGAAGTGAATGTCACAAAAACAGACGAGAAGTGAAGGCGAGGAATGATGTGATTGCATTTCGCGTGACGATTTGCGACGTTGGGACACCAAGCCATGAACATAATGACCTATTTCTAGCCAATTAGTGTTTATAATCTAAGATCCCCAGCAAAATTCCCGTATTAATAGTGACAGCATGTGTCAGACTCTAGGTGACAATTGAAGCCTTGAGTCACGATGGCAGGAGAGAATGTGTTATGAGAACTGATTCTTGATAAATTACCAACTCTAGAGTACTTATGTGAACTGTTGATCCATAAGACTAGCTTAAAGTCTTCCCTATGCGTTCCACAATTCTCCTTCAACACGCTTATCAAGACCAATGATCTACTTTTGTAACAACAAATAACAAAAACACCGGCTCGCGGCTGTACTAATTAGAAGCGATGTGATGCTTCAGCCAGTGTCCACGGCATTCTTTCCATGCTCGCAAAGTGATATCTCATGGGATAATCACATCAATAATAAGAAAATCAACTCCTCACTCGGgcattcttggctgcttgggcCATCTGACTCTTTCTCTTAGCTGGCTTGACTCGCTTGCCTCGATTCGCTTCAAAGGCCTGCTCATTTTTGTCCTGTTTATACTTTTCCTCCAGTTTTGGACAACTCATCTTGATGTGATCGACAAGAGCTGTTGGCTCCAGAGTCGATTCCTTGCAAAAAGGGCATCGATACCTATTTTCGTTGTTGAGAAAGTCGCAGGGTACAAGATCGGGTCTTTCTGTTCCAACTTGCTCCAGAAGTGCTTTGCGAACGTTGGGAGACAGCTCAGAGAGGAAGGGATCCAGAGCCGGATTACGTCTCGGACCCTGATCGAGCTCA
This region includes:
- a CDS encoding related to GIT1-Glycerophosphoinositol transporter also able to mediate low-affinity phosphate trans; this encodes MLGFGKKREADASDEAPHDEVHTPQDDVPQRPWMETALPVFACGAGLFSDGYINNVIGSVNTTLKRQYGDVYANSNAFKYVSDIAFAGTVVGQLVFGFLADHWSRTNTLMVSTVILIIFTALAAGSYWHGQAVGMFNMLTAWRFFVGIGIGGEYPAGSVGCAESSGQMKKGTRNRWFILFTNSMIDFGFVIGAFVPYVVAAACRNGHYSTIWRTSLGIGVVFPLVLFVLRLRLKEPEEFAKESMRRQTPYSLVLRYYWFRLLCVSLVWFLYNFSSYAFGIYSSSILAGIYGDGANLTTVFGWNTVINMFYLPGTLIGAFVSDWIGPRYTLILGVTLQAIVGFIMAGVYDKISTQIAAFAVVFGIFQALGELGPGNNIGLLAAKTCATGVRGRYYGIAAAVGKIGAFVGTYVFPYIQAAGGNKTESAQYPFWVSSSLCILSALIVFFCIPHVGQDTITVEDQKFREYLQANGYDTAQMGFDSVGIEGGEVNVTKTDEK